The following proteins come from a genomic window of Methanomassiliicoccales archaeon:
- a CDS encoding DUF655 domain-containing protein, producing the protein MEDYAHILDYLPQGLPSERGFRKDPVAYALGGTEFKLFELVPKPDVIINLGETVYIGKDMDKRDKVLHVKRRVSYEELTAGAQSELPYVIVEVIKETEARYVQFFNEAQSVTTRYHMLELLPGLGKKTMWAILDERKKGPFASFADIAARIPTFKHPEKVVAKRIESELSDPTQKYRIFVSR; encoded by the coding sequence TTGGAGGACTACGCGCATATCCTTGATTATCTACCGCAAGGACTACCCTCGGAGAGGGGTTTCAGAAAGGATCCAGTAGCGTATGCCCTCGGCGGCACCGAATTCAAACTTTTCGAACTGGTCCCCAAACCGGACGTCATCATCAACTTGGGTGAGACGGTCTACATCGGTAAGGACATGGACAAGAGGGACAAGGTCCTGCACGTGAAGAGGCGCGTTAGTTACGAGGAACTGACCGCAGGGGCTCAGAGCGAGCTTCCCTACGTCATCGTTGAGGTGATCAAGGAGACGGAGGCCCGTTACGTACAGTTCTTCAACGAGGCCCAATCGGTCACCACGCGCTATCATATGCTGGAGCTGCTGCCCGGTCTGGGCAAGAAGACCATGTGGGCCATCCTGGACGAGAGGAAGAAAGGTCCCTTCGCCTCCTTCGCGGACATAGCTGCTCGCATTCCGACATTCAAGCACCCCGAAAAGGTGGTGGCCAAGCGCATAGAGTCCGAGCTGTCCGACCCCACTCAGAAATACCGCATATTCGTTTCTAGGTGA
- the rsmA gene encoding 16S rRNA (adenine(1518)-N(6)/adenine(1519)-N(6))-dimethyltransferase RsmA produces the protein MISIGELRSLLERYGVRPSKSKGQNYLVDRRVAEREVEYLGVSPGDRVLEVGPGFGILTEALLQRTQDVTAIELEPGAVRFLRDRYPQVNVLEGDFLEVDVPPFDLFLSNVPYSISSPLLFRLLDMNFKRAVIMVQREFAERMAASAGEKEYSRLSVNVHYRAECKLLENVPRSRFWPEPEVDSTVVLLTPRPAPFALKDEKHFMRMVDVLFQQRRKKIGTVLKMKDMIKKEERKDLPYMDQRVEELSPEQIGELSDAIQRL, from the coding sequence ATGATCAGCATCGGGGAGCTGCGCTCCCTTCTCGAGCGGTATGGTGTAAGGCCTTCAAAATCCAAAGGGCAGAACTATCTGGTGGACCGCCGGGTGGCTGAAAGGGAGGTCGAGTATCTGGGGGTATCTCCAGGGGACCGGGTCCTAGAGGTCGGGCCGGGGTTCGGAATTTTGACGGAAGCGCTACTGCAGAGAACGCAGGACGTGACCGCCATCGAGCTGGAGCCAGGAGCGGTGAGGTTCCTTCGTGACCGTTATCCGCAGGTGAACGTATTGGAGGGTGACTTCCTGGAAGTGGACGTCCCGCCGTTCGACCTCTTCCTTTCTAACGTTCCATACAGCATATCCTCCCCCCTGCTCTTTCGATTGCTGGACATGAATTTCAAGCGGGCGGTGATCATGGTACAGCGGGAGTTCGCTGAGCGAATGGCCGCCTCCGCCGGGGAGAAGGAGTATTCCAGACTGTCGGTCAATGTGCATTATCGAGCGGAATGCAAGCTGCTGGAGAACGTCCCCCGTTCCCGATTCTGGCCTGAGCCAGAGGTTGATTCCACCGTCGTACTGCTAACCCCTCGCCCCGCCCCCTTCGCCCTAAAGGACGAGAAGCACTTCATGAGAATGGTCGACGTGCTATTCCAGCAGAGGCGCAAGAAGATCGGCACGGTGCTGAAGATGAAGGACATGATAAAGAAGGAAGAGCGGAAGGACCTGCCCTATATGGACCAGAGGGTGGAAGAGCTCAGCCCGGAGCAGATAGGGGAGCTGTCCGACGCCATCCAGAGGTTGTAA
- a CDS encoding DUF169 domain-containing protein: protein MAVGEIVLSVPFMGEALRKGAHLGHRALCVFESKEVPEGSKPFGMVDRCVAKAVFMCAKGEVSSLHIGPEARSGVCPGGQTWTGLTEMAEGLRYFISTGTPDFRHGEAEFLKLDPDMVTRSKNIVGLIRPPDRYLCVMSCDDFQGSLGIPRAILLFAEAEQLRNLLALHHFGTPDIFTSTSAPWGPSCASFLSYPAGLSANCPAHALIIGPVDPTGNNWMPPGMMSLGIPIQQAERMVKDMPASFLSKRVHIAFPDGR from the coding sequence ATGGCAGTGGGTGAGATAGTTTTGTCGGTACCCTTCATGGGGGAAGCTTTGAGGAAGGGCGCACACTTGGGGCATAGGGCGCTATGTGTGTTCGAGAGCAAGGAAGTTCCCGAAGGCAGCAAACCATTCGGTATGGTGGACAGATGCGTGGCCAAGGCGGTCTTCATGTGCGCCAAAGGCGAAGTTTCCTCTCTGCACATAGGTCCTGAGGCACGTTCGGGGGTCTGTCCCGGTGGGCAGACCTGGACCGGGTTGACCGAGATGGCCGAGGGGCTCAGGTACTTCATCTCCACGGGTACCCCGGACTTCAGACACGGGGAGGCCGAGTTCCTGAAACTGGACCCCGACATGGTTACGCGCAGCAAGAACATCGTCGGCCTGATCAGGCCGCCTGACCGCTACCTGTGCGTCATGTCCTGTGATGATTTCCAGGGATCTCTTGGGATTCCTAGGGCCATATTGCTATTCGCCGAGGCCGAACAGCTCCGAAACCTGCTCGCCCTGCACCATTTCGGCACTCCGGACATATTCACATCGACCAGTGCACCTTGGGGTCCCAGCTGCGCATCGTTCCTCAGCTATCCTGCCGGTCTGAGCGCCAACTGTCCGGCGCACGCCCTCATCATCGGTCCCGTGGACCCTACCGGCAACAACTGGATGCCACCGGGCATGATGTCCCTGGGGATCCCCATTCAACAGGCCGAGCGCATGGTCAAGGACATGCCCGCTTCCTTCCTGTCCAAACGGGTCCATATAGCATTCCCAGATGGGCGTTGA
- a CDS encoding redox-regulated ATPase YchF, with protein sequence MLIGIVGKPNVGKSTFFSAATLATAEIANYPFTTIKPNKGMAFVRTKCPHIEFNVKCQPKNSACENGVRLVPTELMDVAGLVPDACKGKGLGNQFLDDLRNADAFIHVVDATGSTDFEGNAVKPGSHDPVEDLQFLEREIVEWIKGIMVKGFDKLARAAHLESMKLEQVIHERLTGLGVSEAQVSAALRISAMPGKIIEWKDEDLYRLAQNIRRQSKPMIIALNKADVADPALIKRLSELEGYVTVPTCAETELALRRATKAGLITYVPGDKEFKINDPAKLNPNQKKALDYMAQVMQRYGGTGIQQCIEKVAFDMLDLIVVYPVEDEGHLTDHDGNVLPDAFLLRNGSTARDLAYKVHTDLGDHFIRAINARTHRVVGHDHVLENEDVMTIVAKR encoded by the coding sequence ATGCTCATCGGTATAGTCGGAAAACCCAACGTAGGGAAGTCCACCTTCTTTTCCGCGGCCACACTGGCAACAGCGGAGATAGCCAACTATCCGTTCACTACCATCAAGCCCAACAAAGGAATGGCCTTCGTGCGCACCAAATGCCCTCATATCGAATTCAATGTCAAGTGCCAACCGAAGAACTCAGCTTGTGAGAACGGCGTGAGATTGGTGCCCACGGAGCTGATGGACGTGGCCGGTCTGGTACCGGATGCTTGTAAGGGAAAAGGACTGGGAAATCAGTTCTTGGACGACCTTAGGAACGCTGACGCCTTCATTCATGTCGTGGACGCCACCGGCTCCACCGATTTCGAGGGGAACGCCGTGAAGCCAGGAAGCCATGACCCGGTAGAGGACCTGCAGTTCCTGGAAAGGGAGATCGTCGAGTGGATAAAAGGCATCATGGTGAAGGGGTTCGACAAGCTGGCCCGGGCGGCGCACTTGGAAAGCATGAAGTTGGAACAGGTGATCCATGAAAGGCTCACCGGGCTTGGGGTTAGCGAGGCACAGGTGTCCGCCGCCCTGCGGATCTCCGCGATGCCAGGGAAGATCATCGAATGGAAGGACGAGGACCTTTACCGCCTGGCACAGAACATACGCCGACAGAGCAAGCCGATGATAATAGCGCTCAACAAGGCGGATGTGGCCGATCCCGCGCTCATAAAAAGATTGAGCGAACTGGAAGGTTACGTAACGGTACCGACATGTGCCGAGACGGAGCTAGCGCTGCGTCGCGCGACCAAGGCCGGACTGATAACCTATGTCCCCGGCGACAAGGAGTTCAAGATCAACGATCCGGCGAAATTGAATCCCAATCAGAAGAAGGCGCTGGATTACATGGCCCAGGTCATGCAGAGATACGGCGGCACCGGGATCCAACAGTGCATAGAGAAGGTTGCCTTTGACATGCTGGACCTCATCGTCGTCTATCCGGTGGAGGATGAAGGACATCTCACCGATCACGATGGAAACGTCCTTCCAGACGCCTTCCTGTTACGCAATGGAAGCACCGCGAGGGACCTGGCATACAAGGTGCATACCGACCTGGGAGATCATTTCATAAGGGCGATAAACGCCCGCACTCATCGGGTGGTCGGCCACGACCATGTACTGGAGAACGAGGACGTGATGACCATAGTGGCGAAGAGGTAA
- a CDS encoding DNA polymerase domain-containing protein yields the protein MGEWDVRLLTASYSKAENDNIIIELYGKTRDGRSITMRKSGFRPYFHVAAPPEEVAPHVQGKDDFLAIDPVDLFLINRGRIERCSKVVIKFPWVVPQYRKELKHQGFEVYAADIPFHHRFIYDNDIPACFTARGEEVKGDYTTDLVINLRSFTEIKPFTPKLKVLSFDIENSIKDETIYTVCYVIKDEGGMRNGDPLFGSEKEIIERFTQVIQEEDPDIITGYNIDGYDIPFMMKRAEKYGLNNLQWGRDLSAPRQVMGRFWRLTGRLVADAWWAVKVEVRPKQETLNAVSKLLLGEEKLDVDMKMKVGEDYDPRAIDKEWANNRDKVLAYCLRDAELALKILGKVGRIRKGMDLAAVSRMPVDDVLNSGSSQLIDSILIRSADRNVPQVAVPLTGDFGDDEEAIEGGYVHEISPGVYHWVCVLDFKSMYPSLIISRNICFTTRDDSGEVVSPIGVHFLTKEQRVGILPTILADLMRRRDETKRLMKQAKDPEEAHYYDGLQGAIKILMNSFYGVFASSFYRFTDRSIGGSITAFARETTKGIIKSLEGEGTNVIYSDTDSVFVQSPYPELPGSITFGKDLAVRFSKEGGSLEFEKIMEPLFSHGKKKRYVGRMIWPKEELIIRGYEVRRTDAFDLQSESLMTMFEFIMDGKIDEAVKAARSYVQDMLSGNVPIEKLIISKGCRDFRKYANPDAQATVQTAKKLMTMGYEFVPGMKVSWIVTNSRKKPQEVQPYVSGQEFPYTPDYRYYAERMAQTLSRATEVFGWGDRDLLNGNQQANLFDSSFTEEKKPVIKLEQVKKTDKKLSLDDFM from the coding sequence ATGGGTGAGTGGGACGTCAGGTTGCTGACCGCTTCTTATTCCAAGGCGGAGAACGACAATATCATCATCGAGCTGTACGGCAAGACCAGGGACGGACGCTCCATCACCATGCGCAAGTCCGGGTTCCGCCCTTACTTCCACGTTGCCGCTCCGCCGGAGGAGGTGGCGCCCCACGTCCAAGGCAAGGACGATTTCCTTGCCATCGATCCGGTGGACCTCTTCCTTATCAACAGGGGTCGGATCGAACGTTGCTCAAAAGTGGTGATCAAGTTCCCTTGGGTGGTGCCGCAGTATCGTAAAGAACTGAAGCACCAGGGCTTCGAGGTGTACGCCGCCGATATCCCGTTCCATCACCGTTTCATCTACGACAACGACATCCCCGCATGTTTCACAGCCCGGGGCGAGGAGGTGAAGGGGGATTACACCACCGATCTGGTGATCAATCTGCGCTCCTTCACCGAGATCAAGCCGTTCACACCGAAGCTGAAGGTCCTGAGCTTCGACATTGAGAACTCCATCAAGGACGAGACCATCTACACCGTCTGCTACGTCATCAAGGACGAGGGTGGAATGCGCAACGGCGACCCCCTATTTGGCAGCGAGAAGGAGATCATAGAAAGGTTCACCCAGGTAATCCAGGAGGAGGACCCGGACATCATCACCGGGTACAACATCGACGGTTACGACATCCCCTTCATGATGAAGCGGGCGGAGAAATATGGGCTGAACAACCTTCAATGGGGTCGCGACCTTTCCGCACCCCGCCAGGTCATGGGGAGATTCTGGCGCTTGACCGGAAGGCTGGTTGCCGACGCCTGGTGGGCGGTGAAGGTGGAGGTCCGGCCTAAACAGGAGACACTCAACGCCGTGTCCAAGCTACTTCTGGGGGAGGAGAAGCTGGATGTGGACATGAAGATGAAGGTCGGCGAGGACTATGATCCCCGGGCCATCGACAAGGAATGGGCCAACAATCGGGATAAGGTTCTAGCCTACTGTCTGAGGGACGCCGAGCTGGCGTTGAAGATACTGGGCAAGGTGGGAAGGATCCGCAAGGGCATGGACCTTGCGGCCGTATCCCGTATGCCAGTGGACGACGTGCTGAACAGCGGTTCTTCGCAGCTCATCGATTCCATCCTTATTCGTTCGGCCGACCGCAATGTCCCACAGGTGGCGGTACCGCTGACCGGTGATTTCGGCGATGATGAGGAAGCGATCGAAGGCGGATATGTGCATGAGATCTCCCCCGGGGTCTACCACTGGGTCTGCGTGTTGGACTTCAAGTCCATGTATCCGAGCCTGATCATCTCCCGCAACATCTGCTTCACCACCAGAGATGACAGCGGGGAGGTGGTCTCGCCCATAGGCGTTCACTTCCTCACCAAAGAGCAGCGCGTCGGCATTCTGCCGACCATCCTGGCCGACCTCATGCGCCGGAGGGACGAGACAAAAAGGCTGATGAAACAGGCCAAGGACCCCGAGGAGGCGCACTATTACGATGGTCTGCAAGGAGCCATCAAGATATTGATGAACTCATTCTATGGGGTGTTCGCATCCTCCTTCTACCGATTCACCGACCGGAGCATAGGTGGCAGTATCACCGCTTTCGCCAGGGAGACGACGAAGGGTATCATCAAATCCCTGGAGGGCGAAGGCACCAATGTGATCTACTCGGACACCGACTCGGTCTTCGTTCAATCTCCCTACCCGGAGCTCCCTGGTTCCATCACCTTCGGTAAGGATCTGGCGGTGCGTTTCTCCAAGGAGGGGGGCTCCCTGGAGTTCGAAAAGATCATGGAGCCCCTGTTCTCCCACGGCAAGAAGAAGAGGTACGTGGGACGCATGATCTGGCCAAAGGAGGAGCTGATCATCCGCGGCTACGAGGTGAGGCGAACCGACGCCTTTGACCTTCAGTCGGAATCGCTGATGACGATGTTCGAGTTCATCATGGACGGAAAGATCGACGAGGCGGTGAAGGCCGCCCGCTCCTATGTCCAGGACATGTTATCCGGGAACGTGCCGATCGAGAAGTTGATCATCTCCAAGGGATGCCGCGATTTCAGGAAATACGCCAATCCCGACGCCCAGGCGACAGTGCAGACGGCCAAGAAGCTCATGACCATGGGATACGAGTTCGTACCGGGGATGAAGGTCTCGTGGATCGTGACGAACTCAAGAAAGAAGCCCCAGGAGGTGCAGCCCTACGTAAGCGGGCAGGAGTTCCCCTACACCCCCGACTATCGTTATTACGCCGAACGCATGGCCCAGACGTTGTCGCGGGCCACAGAGGTGTTCGGTTGGGGAGACCGGGACCTACTGAACGGCAATCAGCAGGCCAACCTCTTCGATTCTTCGTTCACCGAGGAAAAGAAACCCGTTATCAAGTTGGAGCAGGTCAAGAAGACCGATAAGAAACTATCACTGGATGACTTCATGTGA
- a CDS encoding 50S ribosomal protein L15e codes for MVDKKIDDNEDGPRPVRGKSMYSYISDAWDRPEDSYVKALQWERLISWRREKNFSRIERPTRLDRARALGYKAKQGVIVVRGRVRKGGLQKRKIWKGRRAKREGMKKITMGKSIKRIAEERTAKRYPNMEVLNSYWVGEDGKHVWFETILVDKHHPSVMADKNLNWICGRAHKNRVYRGKTSAGRKGRGMRWKGKGAEKARPSVRAHNNQIK; via the coding sequence ATGGTAGATAAGAAGATCGACGATAACGAGGACGGACCCCGCCCGGTGAGGGGTAAGAGCATGTACTCTTACATCTCCGACGCCTGGGACCGCCCCGAGGATTCTTACGTTAAGGCTCTGCAATGGGAACGCCTCATCTCTTGGAGGCGGGAGAAGAACTTCAGCCGTATCGAACGGCCTACCCGATTGGACCGCGCCCGGGCTCTTGGCTACAAGGCCAAGCAGGGCGTCATCGTGGTCCGCGGCCGTGTCCGAAAGGGCGGGCTGCAGAAGCGCAAGATCTGGAAAGGACGCCGGGCCAAGCGCGAGGGTATGAAGAAGATCACCATGGGCAAGAGCATCAAGAGGATCGCCGAGGAGAGGACGGCCAAGCGCTATCCTAACATGGAGGTTCTCAACTCTTACTGGGTGGGAGAGGACGGTAAGCACGTCTGGTTCGAGACCATCCTGGTGGACAAGCACCACCCCTCTGTGATGGCCGACAAGAACCTGAACTGGATATGCGGCCGGGCCCACAAGAACAGGGTATACCGCGGTAAGACCTCCGCCGGACGGAAGGGTCGCGGAATGCGCTGGAAGGGCAAGGGCGCCGAGAAGGCCAGACCATCTGTCAGGGCTCACAACAACCAGATAAAGTAG
- a CDS encoding THUMP domain-containing protein: MGLLLVRYAELGLKSQGIRRYFERVLTYNMMAALAKEKIEAFIDCQYGRLFVSTDRPTEAAAVLRRVFGISSLSLVEECGSDLVSIRKLALKIADPLLKDGSSFRVEARRNGTHTYTSMDLARDAGEEIFEATRHRGVRVDLHHPDQIIYVEVRENRAYIFSEYLDGPGGLPMGSQGKVVAIMNERKDALAAWMMMKRGCRVLFLGKNEEAMRIIDGWDPEVRKISGVLGKQIYLGKAHGVVVGWSIDELVSAERLDVDVPVYHPLIGMDKEEVERRLKEISE, encoded by the coding sequence ATGGGCCTGCTGCTCGTCAGGTACGCCGAACTCGGATTGAAGAGTCAAGGCATCCGCAGATATTTTGAGAGGGTGCTCACCTACAACATGATGGCCGCCTTGGCCAAGGAAAAGATCGAGGCCTTCATTGATTGTCAGTATGGAAGACTTTTCGTGAGCACGGACCGGCCAACGGAGGCTGCAGCGGTGCTGCGCCGCGTGTTCGGCATCTCCTCACTGAGCTTGGTGGAGGAATGCGGCAGCGACCTTGTCAGCATCAGGAAGCTAGCCTTGAAGATCGCGGACCCTTTATTGAAGGACGGTTCCAGCTTCAGGGTGGAGGCTCGCCGCAATGGCACACACACATACACCAGCATGGACCTGGCTCGCGATGCTGGTGAGGAGATCTTCGAAGCCACTCGACATAGGGGTGTGCGAGTGGACCTGCACCATCCGGACCAGATAATCTATGTGGAGGTGAGGGAGAACCGCGCCTACATCTTCAGCGAGTACCTGGACGGCCCCGGGGGTCTGCCCATGGGCAGTCAGGGCAAGGTCGTGGCCATAATGAACGAACGAAAGGATGCCCTGGCGGCCTGGATGATGATGAAACGAGGCTGCCGGGTGCTTTTTCTGGGGAAAAACGAGGAAGCCATGCGCATAATCGATGGCTGGGACCCCGAGGTCCGCAAGATCAGCGGGGTTTTGGGGAAGCAGATATACCTAGGCAAGGCCCACGGAGTGGTGGTCGGCTGGTCGATCGACGAACTTGTCTCCGCGGAACGGTTGGACGTGGACGTACCTGTATACCATCCGCTCATCGGGATGGATAAAGAAGAAGTGGAAAGACGTTTGAAAGAGATTTCTGAGTAG
- a CDS encoding sulfite exporter TauE/SafE family protein, with protein MDALLLLLIALLCMSAGTIGALMGLGGGLIIIPLLTLGFGIPMQEAIGASLIGVIATSTGAATKYVKQGLTNVRLALFLEMSTTMGSIIGALIAVYTNQTVLFLFFSALLVYAGFTMLRRTELFFSPDEVKAEEQIVDLSCRYVDPRSNCEINYGVKGLRKGLAYSSVAGMLSGLLGVGGGLVKVPVMSVCMCVPLKAATATSNFMIGVTALTGAIIFYGHGLLNAYLCAAVALGVFAGAYIGTMLMAKYSSNQLRKGFAIMLFIVAASMILKTTGLWGGA; from the coding sequence ATGGACGCCTTGCTGCTTCTGCTCATCGCCCTGCTATGCATGAGCGCTGGGACCATCGGCGCCCTCATGGGCCTCGGAGGAGGGTTGATAATAATCCCCCTGCTAACATTGGGCTTTGGTATTCCCATGCAGGAGGCCATAGGCGCAAGTTTGATCGGGGTGATCGCCACCTCGACCGGGGCGGCCACCAAGTACGTGAAGCAAGGATTGACCAACGTACGTCTGGCTCTGTTCCTGGAAATGTCTACCACCATGGGGTCCATAATCGGGGCGCTGATCGCTGTCTATACCAACCAGACGGTACTGTTCCTGTTCTTCTCCGCGCTATTGGTCTATGCCGGGTTCACCATGCTTCGCCGGACCGAGCTGTTCTTCTCCCCCGACGAGGTGAAGGCTGAAGAGCAGATAGTGGACCTTTCCTGCAGGTACGTCGACCCTCGGAGCAATTGTGAGATCAACTACGGTGTGAAGGGGTTGAGGAAAGGATTGGCATACAGTAGTGTCGCCGGTATGCTCTCCGGCCTGCTGGGGGTGGGCGGCGGCCTGGTCAAGGTACCGGTAATGAGCGTCTGCATGTGCGTACCGTTGAAAGCGGCCACGGCCACCAGCAACTTCATGATCGGTGTGACGGCCCTCACCGGGGCCATCATCTTCTACGGCCATGGACTGTTGAACGCCTATCTCTGCGCCGCTGTGGCTCTGGGGGTCTTTGCCGGGGCCTATATCGGGACCATGCTCATGGCAAAATATTCCTCCAACCAGCTGCGAAAGGGTTTCGCCATTATGCTGTTCATCGTCGCCGCGTCCATGATCCTCAAGACCACCGGACTGTGGGGTGGGGCATAA
- a CDS encoding DUF1634 domain-containing protein translates to MAGQERLCRVVHPILKWGMLLSMVLLISGLLLGLGAGAEMEGTLPLEKIPQGMIDLDPLAFVTLGLLMLIATPLTRVLGALCLFLGEKDWKFALISMVVLSAVVLAVFLGAV, encoded by the coding sequence ATGGCCGGGCAGGAAAGGCTATGCCGGGTGGTGCATCCCATCCTCAAATGGGGAATGCTGCTCAGCATGGTATTGTTGATATCCGGGTTGCTCTTGGGACTGGGGGCCGGTGCAGAGATGGAAGGCACCTTGCCACTGGAAAAAATTCCCCAAGGGATGATCGACCTGGACCCCCTTGCCTTCGTCACCCTCGGTCTGCTGATGCTGATAGCCACCCCACTGACCAGGGTCCTCGGTGCCCTATGTCTTTTCCTGGGTGAGAAGGACTGGAAGTTCGCGCTGATATCCATGGTGGTGCTGTCAGCGGTGGTATTGGCGGTATTTCTAGGGGCGGTATGA
- a CDS encoding MFS transporter, whose product MAKDRCKDENWYYSFLPYNISAGSTNALIPLFITEGLKGTVAQVGLISAATSLASVPGNILWGNLSDTTKKRAPFILIGFLGMALSLILMGFTSGMGGYFVANFLFGIMGAAIAPVGTVLVLECFRKEEWAKRLGHFSRIGGMGWVLGLLVGTMWLLIFPSNGDSAPMRSLFILSGALCLISVFLGWKYMPEPSRTVERKELHRLDLYKVPLFVQEKLRFMPQRLLYVVEMSSKNLNSRNFPKALKRYYIVVFLAFTGFLGFYVALPTYLSQYVGISSAQVMAVYLASAVVSAFTYVAAGRYVHNYGGRKAQSIAYVGRILIFPSFFLVTLLPLDLTSVFIVMCALNGLSGYFWAMFAVASDSLVAKMSYNHFRSQSMGMFSSVKGISTIIGSITGGLIAQYLGYLALFIMSSVFVIIALAMLAFTDVEKEPDDSEQPAIVVT is encoded by the coding sequence ATGGCCAAGGACAGGTGCAAGGACGAAAATTGGTACTATTCATTTCTGCCCTACAACATATCGGCAGGAAGCACCAACGCGCTGATCCCCCTGTTCATCACCGAGGGGTTGAAAGGTACCGTTGCGCAGGTGGGACTGATCAGCGCGGCCACTTCCCTAGCATCGGTCCCGGGCAACATCCTTTGGGGCAACCTTTCCGACACCACCAAGAAGCGAGCCCCGTTCATCCTCATCGGATTCCTGGGAATGGCCCTCTCTTTGATCTTGATGGGGTTCACCAGCGGAATGGGTGGGTATTTCGTGGCCAATTTCCTCTTCGGTATCATGGGGGCGGCCATAGCTCCGGTGGGGACCGTTCTGGTCCTGGAGTGCTTCCGGAAGGAGGAATGGGCCAAGCGACTGGGGCATTTCAGCCGGATCGGAGGCATGGGGTGGGTGCTCGGTCTGCTGGTCGGTACGATGTGGTTGCTGATCTTCCCGAGCAACGGAGATTCCGCGCCCATGCGTTCCCTGTTCATACTCTCCGGTGCATTGTGCCTGATATCTGTGTTCCTTGGCTGGAAGTACATGCCGGAACCCTCGCGGACCGTGGAGAGGAAGGAACTTCACCGGTTGGACCTCTACAAGGTGCCTCTCTTCGTGCAAGAGAAGTTGCGATTCATGCCCCAACGTCTACTGTACGTGGTCGAGATGTCGAGCAAGAACCTCAACTCCCGTAATTTTCCAAAAGCCCTTAAACGCTACTATATAGTGGTCTTCCTGGCTTTCACCGGTTTCTTGGGCTTCTATGTTGCCCTGCCCACATACCTGTCACAATACGTGGGAATAAGCAGCGCCCAGGTCATGGCGGTATATCTGGCCAGTGCGGTGGTCTCCGCGTTCACATACGTGGCCGCCGGTCGGTACGTTCATAATTACGGTGGCAGAAAGGCGCAGAGCATTGCGTATGTCGGAAGGATACTCATCTTCCCCTCCTTCTTCCTCGTCACCCTGCTGCCCCTGGACCTCACTAGCGTGTTCATCGTGATGTGTGCTCTTAACGGGTTGTCCGGCTATTTTTGGGCCATGTTCGCGGTGGCCTCCGATTCCCTGGTGGCCAAGATGTCCTACAACCATTTCCGCAGTCAGTCCATGGGCATGTTCAGCTCTGTGAAAGGGATATCCACCATCATCGGTTCCATAACCGGTGGTCTGATAGCCCAATACCTCGGCTACCTTGCACTTTTCATAATGTCATCAGTCTTCGTCATCATCGCCCTGGCCATGCTCGCCTTCACCGATGTGGAGAAGGAACCGGACGATTCTGAACAACCTGCGATAGTAGTGACGTGA
- a CDS encoding flavodoxin domain-containing protein translates to MRILVMYDSFYGNTERIANAISEGLREGGNEVDCRHQSVSGEQDFLGVHLWILGSPTRWGRPTFRFKTLVRNAVKDAGKDHDFVVFDTRFEEVHSGAADRLHRMLSKTGLRPLLPPQHFFVEGSELRSEQEEKALQLGRSIATLL, encoded by the coding sequence ATGCGCATACTGGTCATGTACGACAGCTTCTACGGGAACACTGAACGGATCGCCAATGCCATTTCCGAAGGGCTTCGGGAAGGAGGGAATGAGGTTGATTGCCGTCACCAGTCCGTATCGGGGGAACAGGACTTCCTGGGCGTTCATCTTTGGATATTGGGTTCGCCAACCAGATGGGGTCGACCGACCTTCCGGTTCAAGACCTTGGTGCGTAACGCGGTGAAGGATGCTGGGAAGGATCATGACTTCGTGGTCTTCGACACCCGTTTCGAGGAGGTCCATTCAGGAGCGGCCGATCGTTTGCACCGGATGCTTTCAAAGACGGGACTGCGTCCGTTGTTACCACCTCAGCACTTCTTTGTAGAGGGGAGCGAGCTACGATCGGAACAGGAAGAGAAGGCTTTGCAGCTGGGACGGAGCATTGCCACCCTGCTGTGA